tgagttccttgtgactcaccatagcttagaagtttatccaaagaatgcttacttgttgaacccaaagctaaacctgaatctaacacaaagttaaaccaaacccttaaattgaacctcaattcatctcacaaaaattataggatactttgattgaaaatttagatcgggtgagatgactaagtaattaaaaacaaactgataattaattcaaattcaaattaatttcaaaattactttaaaaatcaatttcaaaatcatttcaaaattcttttaaaaaacttttcaaacttatttttaaaaatatttcaaaacttaatttcaaaattatatgaaaagtcttttaaaaaattattttaaaaatcttttaaaacttaatttcaaaattatttgaaaagtcttttaaaaaatcattttaaaaatattttaaaacttactttcaaaattatttgaaaaatcttttaaaaatcattttaaaaatcttttaaaacttaatttcaaaattatttgaaaaatcttttaaaaatcatttcaaaattcttttaaaaaacttttcaaacttatttttaaaaatcttctaaaaatcattttaaaaatctttcaaaacttaatttcaaaattatttgaaaaatcttttaaaaaatcatttcaaaattcttttaaaaaaacttttcaaacttatttttaaaaatcttttaaaacttaatttcaaaattatttgaaaaatcttctaaaaatcattttaaaaatcttttaaaacttaatttcaaaatttatttgaaaaatcccttaaaaattattttgaaaatcatttaaaattttttttttaaaaaatattttaaaaaaaatttctttaaaaatatttaaaaaatttattttgaaaatcattttaaaaattcctttaaaaattattttgaaaatcattttaaaaatccatttaaaaatcctttaaaaattattttgaaaatcattttaaaaaaaattcctttaaaattcctttaaaaattattttgaaaatcattttataaaaaattcctttaaaaatcctttaaaaattattttgaaaatcatttaaaaaaacatttctttaaaaatcctttaaaaaattattttgaaaatcatttaaaaaaaatttctttaaaaatcctttaaaaaattattttgaaaatcattttaaaaattcctttaaaaatcctttaaaaattattttgaaaatcattttataaaaaatcctttaaaaattattttgaaaatcattttaaaaattcctttaaaaattattttgaaaatcatttaaaaaagattcctttaaaaatcctttgaaaattattttgaaaatcattttaaaaattcctttaaaaatcctttaaaatttatcttgaaaatcatttttgaaaaaaaatcctttaaaaattattttgaaaattattttaaaaattcctttaaaattcctttaaaaattattttaaaaatcattttaaaaaaattcctttaaatatcctttaaaaattattttgaaaatcattttaaaaattcctttaaaaatcctttaaatattattttgaaaatcattttaaaaaattcctttaaaaatcctttaaaaattattttgaaaataatttgaaaaaaatattttgaaaatcattttaaaaaatctttcaaaacttaatttcaaaattatttgaaaaatcttttaaaaatcatttaaaaaatattttaaaacttaatttcaaaattatttgaaaaattatttaaaaatcatcttaaaaatcattttaaaaaaaatcaatattcaaaatcattatctacgaaattatagtttttcaaatgaTAAtcactatttaaaaattttaattcttttcaaatcatgatttcaaacttaattaattgaaGATCTTCAAAACCTTAAATGTTTAGTCTTTTGAAACCCTAACTTACTTTAAATATCAATTAGAGTAgagttaactccatctcacactcactcatatgctaaatatGTTTGTTAatttagaatgagtgagatggaaagataggaaaataattttttttaacctctcatgcttggactcctgaacttaaagaatttattaaggcattactTAAGAGGGAGTGATgttgagttggttttaaaattagtttttctttaaaataaaattttgacttgacctcaaaattaaaaactatttttacttatttttaaaaattcaggttatttttaacttaactttaaaattaaaattatttataacctgacttttaaattacaactcttctagaatgttttcaaaactaagcctttatgtaaaacctcattaagctaagtacttaatcaagtcttctttaactaagcttagttagactatactctaaacttagctatttggcaagaagttctctcaaggcaatcatttttaagctgaatatttaactaagtattttcaaatttagctaagtactttttaaagttttcaaaaaaaacaaaaagggaatttagctaagtgtctctcaaagcaattgttttcaaatgctaagttttttccaaagcattctcaaaaattcatcaaaatatttttttttgaaaaactaagtctttttaaggttaaatacttaacaaaactattatcttcataagtattttaaaagtattttaaaagtaaaaatcttagctaaactccctctttaaaaactaagaatttaaagtgttgtgatatcacaaaaatttgcttagttacttgttaaagacaaaaataacgttatctcagctaaaagtatctctcaaactggaaatattaagattaagattacttgtactttagggctttgatacctgatcaacaccaattagataatttgattgttatttaacttgactcatgcttggacttaaggaccaactgaataaataacttaaatttaaattttagctactctctctcttcaacctaaaaattaacaagttcttttttaaaaataagtattattttattcaaaattaggctaagtcccttttcacttaagctatattttcaaaattcaaagtttgcaaaaggcttagctaagtgattcatagagcaactttctaacttttttcaaacttagccaaccttgaaacctaactttataaattcttgctaagatattttctaagttacctttcagataggtttgcaaaattttaactcagtgctttcaaaattttaggtgaaaatttatttttaaacttagcaCTTATCCCATTCTTTTTCCTAGcctaatttacttttcaaaaagaaaaattgaaaattgttttcaactggcctattttttgataaatggcaaagggggagagtaggaaattcaaaagtaaaaagcaaaaattcaaaaaggaaaccctgtattaagggggagcttcacaaaagtttaagtgttagcttaagttaggcgttcatttgaatttttatACTTAAGCTTGGTCACTTAAAgctttttaatatacttatgcatttgttttacttaactttgaatttgggttgccataataaaaaagggggagattgttggtgcggaaagcatccgacgatcgaacccaagttttgataatggaaaagggttcaaagttaagtcttgttgttatctaacatgttgaatgagtgtttcaggaaagtcctaactgtggttaggcaaaggtgaaaaccctatggggtggtaaccctaggtcctagggggcggtaaccctaggtcgagGAAAGTCcgagctgcggttaggcaaagggaaaaccctagggggtggtaaccctaggtcatagggggtggtaaccctatgcgagaagtcttggcaggtcgatggcttcaggcaaaagtcctagggggtggtaaccctaggtggaaagtcctggtgtcgcgaaccaggtgaaagactggactagccgggaagcggatgtccagcagaaagtccggaagcgtcgagtgctgagcaaaagtccagtcgatctggaggatcgcactgtcaacaggtaaatctcctgagtggagtaggtgaggacgcgttccccgtagagggaacagtaggcgtcgggtcgacctaggatttccggacggaaatccgaagtcagacccagatagtctgatgactatcgattgttattgtatttattgctttatgtgctaactttgtgttgcaggatattctttgggactaacatgtcttgcaggtacaaaataatgaagttttccctcggatgaacagtgtccgaggcgcctccatggagcttggaggcgcctcgggtgcaaggctggagctggctgtgaagcacccatggaggcgccttaaaggaggtataaggtgccttggaaggcgccttgggtagggcataaggcgccttaagtagATGAATtttgaccagttcaagcttgatccacgcgggagactcggcagcatggaggcgccttgaatagccttcaaggcgccttgaacaccctttataagggggtttcgaccagcacctcAGAAAAAAGAATTCCAAgtcttccttcttcaacgtgttgctccgaaagacgcccggaagtgctgctacaagtctccgacgacccgaagctccgagattctattcttgtcgtcggtataattagtttttgcatttacttgtacttcaaagctgtaactccttttcgtacttatagttgttgcccaccggaagcgatcaaggatcgcgggccttcgagtaggagtcgccttaggctccgaacgaagtaattccttgcatctctgtgtttctttattttatttccgcttattccgctgcacattttaactccgatagttttccgataatcgaaaaatgaaatagccgcgagcgctattcaccccctctagcgcatctcgatccaacaattggtatcagagcggggtcgctttgaactggtgcaaccaccattcaagcatttttcgtggctttgtcgtttatataggttaaaaatataaccttacgcctttcgttctctccaaaactgtttttgaaaaattaattttcatcttttcaccattggttggaattagcgaaatattacattttcaaaaatttgtagtaatatttttttaatattattttaataatattttattattttttctcaaaattcctgaattactatttttatttttctctcgcactactaatccaagactaagtcttggaacaagttttattgtgtttattttgtgagattgtctttctaagatgacccatcaagaaggctacaacactgctcgcccaccgctcttctcgggagatgatttcggagattggaagggtcggatgaaggcgtatctccagactcactttgaagtctggatgatcgtcaaaaccgagcttcaactgccaactgacggcgccggcaagccactaccgtacgagaactgggacacgcaccttatcaaaaaggtagaagcaaacgcaaaagcaacgtatacacttcagtgtggcttaacgaataaggagctgaatcgcgccggcctattctcaagcgccaaggagctgtgggagaatctgattgagttacaagaaggtattcctgatacaaaaacaggtaagcatgttttaataaataaattatttgagcagactaatactagtccggccgaggaaggtgttgcgttatttgcaggaacaagcaagacgaagaaagcactgaaggcaacatggtccgagtcatcagatgaatccgaatcagacgaagaagagcaagcgagccttctcgctctaccagtactagcacatgttgttgaaaccaAGTCCGAGTTTGAGCCcgattcagaaaccgagagcgaatcagacaccgagtccgagcgaagccacggatctgtatccgtttctgaaggacccaaaaccactgcAAGTTCTCTAATTTCAAGTATTagcttagatgattcagaaaatttataaaaaataactatccttacaagttcatgttagcccaataataaaaaataacctGCTAAACAATGTTAGCACATTTataaaatagtattattaattGGATTCTATTTtctcaagaccaggatctagtcatggtctcaacttagacatccgaaatggatctaaactAGATCACTATCTTCCAATAACTTATCATTTACAATCATTTGActtgcctcttgacccaccaggtcttcatgccagttgtcaAGTTCGCAGATCCAATTGGACTTCAGCTAGCTGTCAGGTCTCACAGAACCAGCTGGACttcctgtaacaccccaccctcctcactactggactgtgagggcggagcgctactggactactaactttacttaactatccttgttcacatgttgatagaaattcctaaaactctcggagaactcaaaacatacaattaactagcagcggaagactaaatgactcatctaatacattctactcaactctttgttaataaattcttatgctaaatcccaaggcttctatagtccaggcatcacacatccatccacacctccttgtcgccttcctttactatagcttttcctttcctttatctgcagtaagaggaaatgcatctataagcaaaattacttagtaagcgctatctaactcacaaaactcgagtatgcatgtaagctaaaagaaatctagaaactgaatgctcatctaatagcaaacgaaacatagcatactgaaatactaaacatgtaagcaaatctaaacaacatgtcagtatataagaaagctaaacttgctgaattttaaacttatgtgaagcttatttcttttgtttgaaaacttatactttaatactttaaaataataatcaactttcttcttgggcccggcaactgtacttgctatgcgcgcatccctaactagacccgagatagctggtcccgaatctagtagggtttactaggttatctaaacctagggacgactatgggagtccagcccaaggacaactgagagtcctgcatactaggttatctaaacctagggacgactatgggagcccaacccaaggacaactgagagtcccgTACAgtaccactgataaaagtaaaatacttgttatcttttaatgcttctaatatataatgcctcggcattttaataagcaccttgtgtgccaaaatccctaaagtcttgactttgagatctacttaaggccttggcctttttctttcttttctttatcttttttatacttgttaatacctctaataaaagaatgcttctttaaaaactaaaatgtttaaacaaattctaagtttgaaatgcataaacaaaaatctacataccatgctaatcaaaattctgcatactattctaatcaagattctgcattctatgctacactatttctgcatactatgcaaacataaattctgcactataatacttaaccaaactgcactataatctttattaaaaatctgcactataagcttaattaaaatctgcactataggcttaattaaaatctgcactataagcttacataaaaatctgcattataagcttaattaaaatttgcactataagcttaattaaaaatcttcactataagcttaattaaaatctgtactataagcctacataaaaatctgcactataagcttaattaaaatctgtactataggcttaattaaaaatctgcactataagcgcttaattaaaatctgcaatataagctctacataaaaatctgtattataagcttaattaaaatctgcactataggcttatttaaaaatctgcactataagcgcttaattaaaatatgcaatataagctctacataaaaatctgcattataagcttaatgaaaatctgcactataggcttaattaaaaatataagctctacatacaaatctgcattataagcttaattaaaatctacactataggcttaattaaaaatctgcactataagcgcttcttatgcttcgaattcaagaagaacaaaggtccgaaactactcctactgtaggtgagaagcacttaccttgattcttggactcacaaccgaacaaaaagggcttctaggaccttggccgaccgccggagatgatgccctaactccctttcgttttctgcccgagctccgccatcgtacgcagaagagaaggagagaatggtttaagtcacgggaaaacagagcatcaacttatccctttttataacttaatatttcttttaactccttaaataaattcgctacactacaacaaaatcgctcatagacatcggttttccaccggtgtctatttgattttcgaccgatgtctatgaagccgatgttaaaagtctacaattttagacatcgggttaaaaccggtgtagtatcacttaacgacaccggtcttcgaatcggttattaaccggtgtagtatcacttaacgacaccgtttcatcaacggtgtaaaaccgatgtaatattactttataacaccggttttacatcggtggaaaaccgatgtaatatgtatatattttaacagcacagatttgattttaaaaccgacaataacaaaaaaaaaacacaaatattcacaaattgtacaaatattcttcattcaataatatccataaaatacacaaatattcacaaattatataaataatcttcttacaacaatatccataaaatacccaaacattctttttacatcaaaagtgATACATGTGACAACACAAGGGACACCATTAACACAATACCTGAAGAACAAGTGATACACTGCATGCAAAATAGCTGAATAGCATAAGAGCAGAGCCTTTAAGCCAGACATCGCCTTTCTCAGGACTTTCGAAATGAAGTTGGATCATAGGTGAAGTAACAAAGGCCCCCAACAAAATGACCTTTCCAAAATGTGAAGATTAGGGAACCAGTGATGCAGAAGATGGCCCCTGCAAGCTTGGCCCTCCCTCTTACAGTCTTCAAGTTGAGCATTTCCATCCTGAGCAAAAAAAGACCAAATATAGAATGATATTTGAATGAACTAAATTCACTGTAAAATTACTTGGAATTAATATCTGAATCAACCTCAGTACAATTGCCAATAAGAAAGTAAAAGCAGGAATGACATTGCCCAAGGCACTGGCAACAGTTGGAGAAATGAGATGGAGTCCAACGTAGTATACATTTTGCTGAATTGTTATACCCAACATAGCAAGAATGAATATTTTTAGCATGACACCAAATGAGAAGCTGGGTCTTCGATTCCTACAACCATGAGATGAGTTTAAAAACATTCAATTTGTAGTCATATATCTTATTCTCAACAATTCTAATGAGACATGCTCCTTGAACCTTGCGAGCACATAAGCAAGAGGAGCCAAGATAAGCATGGCAATAAGGTGCCTGTACACTACGAAGACAAGTGCACTTAGTCCTTGTCCTAATGCAAGCTTGCCGAGGATGCTGGATCCAGCATACACGAACTGGGACACAATCATATAGAAGTATGGAGCACATGCTTTCACAGAGGCCATGATCTCCTCACCAAATTGTTTGTGACAATTTTTATTGTCCTTGGTTCTTTATAAAGGAAGAAAATCATATTGATTCTGTCAAACAAACAAGTCTAAGATAGACAAATGCTTTGAAAGCTAGGAATAGAAAAAAGATGAGAGAAAAGCAGGCAAACAAG
This region of Zingiber officinale cultivar Zhangliang chromosome 9A, Zo_v1.1, whole genome shotgun sequence genomic DNA includes:
- the LOC122019511 gene encoding WAT1-related protein At5g07050-like; this encodes MASVKACAPYFYMIVSQFVYAGSSILGKLALGQGLSALVFVVYRHLIAMLILAPLAYVLARNRRPSFSFGVMLKIFILAMLGITIQQNVYYVGLHLISPTVASALGNVIPAFTFLLAIVLRMEMLNLKTVRGRAKLAGAIFCITGSLIFTFWKGHFVGGLCYFTYDPTSFRKS